From the Flavobacterium gyeonganense genome, the window TCTTTTAGGTTTTGCTTTAATGGAGGTTAGAGATGAATTGAAATAATTATAAATAATAAAAATGTTCTATTGGAACATATCATTGGTAATGAATGAAAATATAGCAAAGAGCGCCAGCAAGTTTTTGAGTCTGGTGCTCAGACATTCACCAGAAAAAATCGGATTAAAACTCGACGAAAATGGCTGGGCAGATGTCAATGAATTAATAGAGAGATGTAATAAAAAAGGGAATCGTATGGACGCCGAACTTTTAGATTACGTAGTGGAAAATAATGATAAAAAGCGTTTCGCTTATAACGAGGATAAAACTAGAATTCGCGCAAGTCAGGGACATTCGATTTCAGTTGAATTAAATCTGGCCGAAACTGAACCTTCTGAATATTTGTATCATGGAACAGTTGGAAAGTTTATGGAAAGTATCCGCAAAGAAGGTTTAAAAAAAATGAGCCGGCAACACGTACATCTTTCAAAAGATAAAGAAACGGCAATAAAAGTAGGAAGCCGAAGAGGAATTGCTCAAATTCTTAAAATTAAAAGCGGTGAAATGTTTAAAGATGGATTTCGATTTTATTTATCTGAAAACAATGTCTGGCTGACTGATGAAGTTCCTCCAAAATATATTGAGTTTAATCATGAAAAGAATTTACAGATCTCCAGAAGAAATTCCACTGCAGGATGATATAAAAACCATATTTTTAGCTGGATCTATTGAGATGGACAAAGCGATAAATTGGCAAAAAAAGTGTGAGGAATTATTAGAAAATAAATTTATCCTTTTTAATCCCAGAAGAAATGAGTGGGATTCCAGCTGGTCACAAACCATAGAAAATGATAATTTCAATGAACAAGTAACCTGGGAATTGAATGCATTAGAAAAAGCAGACATTATAATTATGTATTTTGCAGGAAATACAATGTCACCAATATCCTTACTTGAATTTGGTCTTTATGCACAATCGAAGAAAATAAAAGTGGTTGTAGA encodes:
- a CDS encoding RNA 2'-phosphotransferase, whose translation is MNENIAKSASKFLSLVLRHSPEKIGLKLDENGWADVNELIERCNKKGNRMDAELLDYVVENNDKKRFAYNEDKTRIRASQGHSISVELNLAETEPSEYLYHGTVGKFMESIRKEGLKKMSRQHVHLSKDKETAIKVGSRRGIAQILKIKSGEMFKDGFRFYLSENNVWLTDEVPPKYIEFNHEKNLQISRRNSTAG
- a CDS encoding nucleoside 2-deoxyribosyltransferase domain-containing protein, giving the protein MKRIYRSPEEIPLQDDIKTIFLAGSIEMDKAINWQKKCEELLENKFILFNPRRNEWDSSWSQTIENDNFNEQVTWELNALEKADIIIMYFAGNTMSPISLLEFGLYAQSKKIKVVVEEDFWRKGNIDIVCKRYAVEQFKTLEELILNLLK